The segment GGGCCATTTGCCGTCGCCCCAGCCGGTGTCGCCGGCAAAGAACAGATTGCCGCCCGGCAGCGTCACCACGAAACTGGACCAGAGCGCGCGATTGCGATCGGCGAACCAGCGGCTGCTCCAGTGATGGTTGCGCGTGACGACCACGTCGATGCCCGGCCTGAGCGCCAGCCGCTGACCCCAGTCGAGGCCGCGCGCGGGCACGCCGCCCTGCCCGATCACACTGTCGTTGCCGAGCCCGGTGACGATGACCGGGCGGTCACGCTGCCAGATCGTCTTGAGCGTCGCGAGATCGAGATGGTCGTAGTGGTTGTGGCTGACCACGATCAGGTCGATCCTGGGCAGATCCGTCAGCCGCACGCCGGGCACGGCAACGCGCTTCGGCCCGATGCCGAACGGCCCCGCCACGTCCCTCCAAACCGGGTCGGTGAGAATGTTGAGCCCCTGGGTCTGGATAAGCACGCTGGCATGGCCGATCCAGGTAACCTTCATCGCCTGCCCCTCGACCCGCGCAGGCGGGCGAACCGGTGTTACCGGCACGCTGACGGGCCAGGGCGGCTGCCGGGTCGCATTGGCGAGCCGATGCGCGAGAAAGACGAAGGCCAGCGCCGGCACCGGCGCGGTCTCACCATCAGGGTTGGCGAAATGCGCACCGTCGAAATGCGCCGTCTCCGCGCCCCGATAATAGATACGGTCCAGGAACGGCGGCACCACGGTCAGGAAGAGGCACAAGGCCACGACGATCCAGAGCAGGAGTCCAAGTAATGCCTTCACCATGGTTGCAATACGCATGGGCGCGGGTGATGGCCGCAAAGGCTCTTGCGATCAACCGCTCCGATCCCTTAGCGCGGGCACCATGACGCTGCCCCGCACGCAAGAGGAAGCCGCCGCCGAGCTTGAAAAGCTCGCCGCCGAGATCGCGCACCATAATCGCCGCTATCACGATGCGGATGCGCCCGAGATCAGCGATGCGGATTTCGACGCGCTGGTCCGCCGCAACGGTGAGATCGAAGCCGCCTTCCCGGAACTGGTCCGCGCCGACTCGCCCTCGCGGCAGATCGGCGCCACGCCCTCGGGCCCGCTCGCCAAGGTGGCACATGCACGGCAGATGTTCAGCCTCGACAACGGCTTCGCCGACCAGGACGTCGCCGATTTCCTCGGCCGTGTGCGTCGCTTCCTGAAGCTGCCGGACGATGCCGCCGTGGAACTCACGGCCGAACCCAAGATCGACGGGCTCTCCTGCTCGCTGCGCTATGTAAACGGCGAGTTGGTCCAGGCGCTGACCCGCGGCGACGGCCGGATCGGCGAGGACGTGACCCCCAATGTCCGCACCATCGCCGACATCCCCCACCGCATCGACGGCGCGCCCCCGATCTGCGAGGTTCGCGGCGAGGTCTATATGGCCAAGGCCGACTTCACGGCGCTCAATGCCCGGCTGCTCCTCGAAGCCGAGGAGACCGGCAAGGAAGCCCGCCAGTTCGCCAATCCACGCAACGCCGCCGCCGGCTCGCTGCGCCAGAAGGACGCCGCCGTCACCGCGACGCGGCCGCTGCGCTTCCTCGCCTGGGGCTGGGGCGAGCTGAGCGAACCGCTCGCCGACAAACAGTATGAGGCGATCGACCGGGTCCGCGCGTGGGGCTTCCCGGTTTCCGACCTCTTCATCCGCGCGCCCACGCTGGACGATGCCCTCGCCCAGTATCGCGCGATCGAGACCCACCGTGCTGACCTGCCATTCGACATCGACGGCGTGGTCTACAAGGTCGACCGGATCGATTGGCAGGACCGGCTCGGCTATGTCGGCCGCGCGCCGCGCTGGGGCCTCGCGCACAAATTCCCGGCCGAGCGCGCCCAGACCACGCTGCAGGCGATCGACATCCAGGTCGGCCGCACCGGCAAGCTCACGCCGGTCGCGCGACTGGAGCCGGTGACGGTGGGCGGCGTCGTCGTCAGCAACGCGACGCTGCACAATGCCGACGAGATCGCGCGGCTGGGCGTGCGCCCGGGCGACCGCGTCGTACTCCAGCGCGCCGGCGACGTAATCCCGCAGATCGTCGAGAATCTCACGCGCAAAAAGTCTCGGGCGGACTGGCACTTCCCCACCCATTGCCCGATCTGCCAGTCCGAGGCCGTTGCCGAGGAAGGCGAAGTCGACGTCCGCTGCACGGGCGGGCTGATCTGCCCGGCGCAGCGGCTGGAGCGGCTCAAGCATTTCGTCAGCCGCGGTGCGCTCGACATCGACGGGCTCGGCGAGAAGACGCTGATCGAGCTGCTCGACTTGGGATGGATCGCCGAGCCCGCCGACATCTTCCGCCTGGCCCAGCACCGCGATGCGCTGCTCGGCCGCGAAGGCTGGCAGGAAAAGTCGGTCGACGGCCTGCTCGCGGCGATCGAGGCGAAGCGCGCACCCGACGCCGCGCGCCTGCTGTTCGGCCTCGGCATCCGCCATATCGGCGCGATCACCGCGCGCGACCTGCTCAAGCGCTATGTCACCCTGCCCGCGCTGGAAGCGCTCGCCGACGAGCTGATCGCCCTGCGCGACGCCACCCCGCCCCAGCTTGGCGAGATCGAAACGAAACACCGCGCCCGGCTCGACAAGGCAATCGCCGAGCGGATCGGCGTGGAAAATGTCGGTGCCGCAGTCGGCCACGCGCTGGCAGATTTTTTCCACGAGCCGCACAACCGCACGGTTTGGCAGGATCTGCTCCGCGAAGTAGCGCCGCCGGCTTTCGTCGTGGAATCGCGCGACTCGGAAGTCACCGGCAAGACGCTGGTCTTCACCGGGACGCTCGAAGCCGTGAGCCGGGACGAGGCGAAAGCGCAGGCGGAACGGCTGGGCGCGCGGGTGGCCGGTTCGGTGTCGGCGAAGACAGACTTGGTAATCGCTGGACCCGGCGCGGGATCAAAACTGAAAAAGGCCGCGGACCTGGGAATCCGGGTGATCAGCGAGAGCGATTGGCTGGGCATCGTAAAGGCTTCCGAGTGATGCCTTTTTGCAACGCACCATAGTGGAACGTTACGCGAGGATTGACTGTCACAATTTCGCAATCAAAGCCCCGCAGGGGGCAGCCAGACAGATGGCGCGCGAAGCGCCACGACTGGTAGCCACAGGCTAAAAAGGGAACTCTTCATGCGAACGCACTATCTTGCAGGCGTGGCCGCTGCCGCGCTGCTTCTTCCGGTTGCAGCCCATGCGCAGTCCACGGGCACGATCGACGCTGAATCCGAAGGCAACGAAATCGTCGTTACCGGCAGCACCGGGCCGCGCCAAATCGGCGGCGTCCAGATTCCCGACCAGCCCAAGTCGCGTGCGGTGCTCACGCAGGAATTCATCGAGCGCCAGCAGCCTGGCCAGTCTATCCTCGAGACGGTGAACCTCGTCCCGGGTGTCAACTTCACCAACAACGATCCGTACGGCACCTCGGGCGGCAACCTCCGCATTCGCGGCTTCAGCGGCGACCGCGTCTCGCTGACCTTCGACGGCATCCCGCTGAACGATTCGGGCAACTACGCGATCTATTCGAACCAGCAGCTCGATCCCGAAGTCATCGAGCAGGTGAACGTGACGTTCGGCGCGACCGACGTCGACTCGCCGACCGCCAGCGCCTCGGGCGGCACCGTCAACTATCGGTCGGTGATGCCGAGCGACAAGCTGGGCGCGATGGCCGTCTACACGCACGGCACGTTCAACTTCAATCGCGTGTTCGGCATGCTGAACACCGGTGAGTTCACCAAGTTCGGCACCAAGGCCTGGATCGCCGCCAGCAACGAAACCTACGACCAGTTCCGCGGTTTCGGTACGCTCGACAAGCAGCAGTATAACGGCAAGATCTACCAGCCGATCGGCTCCAACGGCGACTTTATCGCGGTGTCGGGCCACTATAACCGCAACCGCAACAGCTCGTACAGCAACCCGACGATCGCGAACATCCGCACGCTGCTCGGCAACTCGGTCGTCCCGCCTGTTGCCGGCGCCGGTGCGCCGTCCTCGGCAAATCCCTTCACGCTGGATCTGTCGAATGCGCAGTATGACGCGGTGTTCAACAACCGTGATTCGTCGGTCACCGGTCCGTACGACCAGCTCTGCTCGCCTGCATCCTCGAACGCAGCCGTGAAGGGCACTGCCCAGAACGACGCCGCGACCTGCGCCAACACCTCGACCACGGCGATCAA is part of the Sphingomonas sp. genome and harbors:
- a CDS encoding MBL fold metallo-hydrolase gives rise to the protein MRIATMVKALLGLLLWIVVALCLFLTVVPPFLDRIYYRGAETAHFDGAHFANPDGETAPVPALAFVFLAHRLANATRQPPWPVSVPVTPVRPPARVEGQAMKVTWIGHASVLIQTQGLNILTDPVWRDVAGPFGIGPKRVAVPGVRLTDLPRIDLIVVSHNHYDHLDLATLKTIWQRDRPVIVTGLGNDSVIGQGGVPARGLDWGQRLALRPGIDVVVTRNHHWSSRWFADRNRALWSSFVVTLPGGNLFFAGDTGWGDGKWPAEAAALGPVRFAAIPVGAFRFKPGQMAADAHIGPRDAIRVWDGLGRPWALPIHWGTFRLSWEAYRTPPDLLAAMLRCGGTSADRFVDHGIGRSFDVPAIGTPPPAPNDQGIATCRAEGRFDRFR
- the ligA gene encoding NAD-dependent DNA ligase LigA, which translates into the protein MTLPRTQEEAAAELEKLAAEIAHHNRRYHDADAPEISDADFDALVRRNGEIEAAFPELVRADSPSRQIGATPSGPLAKVAHARQMFSLDNGFADQDVADFLGRVRRFLKLPDDAAVELTAEPKIDGLSCSLRYVNGELVQALTRGDGRIGEDVTPNVRTIADIPHRIDGAPPICEVRGEVYMAKADFTALNARLLLEAEETGKEARQFANPRNAAAGSLRQKDAAVTATRPLRFLAWGWGELSEPLADKQYEAIDRVRAWGFPVSDLFIRAPTLDDALAQYRAIETHRADLPFDIDGVVYKVDRIDWQDRLGYVGRAPRWGLAHKFPAERAQTTLQAIDIQVGRTGKLTPVARLEPVTVGGVVVSNATLHNADEIARLGVRPGDRVVLQRAGDVIPQIVENLTRKKSRADWHFPTHCPICQSEAVAEEGEVDVRCTGGLICPAQRLERLKHFVSRGALDIDGLGEKTLIELLDLGWIAEPADIFRLAQHRDALLGREGWQEKSVDGLLAAIEAKRAPDAARLLFGLGIRHIGAITARDLLKRYVTLPALEALADELIALRDATPPQLGEIETKHRARLDKAIAERIGVENVGAAVGHALADFFHEPHNRTVWQDLLREVAPPAFVVESRDSEVTGKTLVFTGTLEAVSRDEAKAQAERLGARVAGSVSAKTDLVIAGPGAGSKLKKAADLGIRVISESDWLGIVKASE